A DNA window from Aureibaculum sp. 2308TA14-22 contains the following coding sequences:
- a CDS encoding sugar phosphate isomerase/epimerase family protein: protein MQIKKLLSVVLFIFSLQLVAQEKLLFFQTNWGNTLSWDAFCERAKSSGYDGIEVWFPNDKKNQDELKTALEKHNLAVIFLNGTNRSLPFKEGLAKFTSNLEKIIAWNPVAINCHTGNDFFTFEQNKAIIDASNSISKKHNIPIYHETHRGRFSYNLPDTNNYLEKIPELKLTLDISHWMVVHESLLQNQDKELEKVIDKTNHIHARVGYAEGPQVNDPEAPEWKKAVDRHLDIWEKVIKKRWKNSNKSFTITTEFGPADYMQTLPYTRVPVANQWKVNVYIMNAIKKRMQTE from the coding sequence ATGCAAATAAAAAAATTACTCTCAGTTGTACTATTCATTTTTTCATTGCAGTTAGTTGCTCAAGAAAAGCTCTTGTTTTTCCAAACCAATTGGGGCAATACCTTATCCTGGGATGCTTTTTGCGAAAGGGCAAAATCATCTGGTTATGATGGTATTGAAGTTTGGTTTCCTAATGATAAAAAAAATCAAGATGAATTGAAGACTGCTTTAGAAAAACACAATTTAGCAGTTATATTTTTAAATGGCACTAATAGGTCGTTACCTTTTAAAGAAGGTTTAGCTAAGTTTACATCAAATTTAGAAAAAATTATTGCTTGGAATCCAGTTGCTATTAATTGCCATACTGGTAATGATTTTTTTACCTTTGAGCAAAATAAAGCTATTATTGATGCTTCTAATAGCATAAGTAAAAAACATAATATCCCAATTTATCATGAAACACATCGGGGACGGTTTAGTTATAATTTACCCGATACCAATAACTATTTAGAAAAAATCCCCGAGTTAAAACTAACATTGGATATTAGCCATTGGATGGTGGTACACGAGTCTTTATTACAAAATCAAGATAAAGAATTGGAAAAGGTTATTGATAAAACCAATCATATACATGCCAGAGTGGGCTATGCCGAAGGGCCGCAGGTAAATGATCCTGAAGCTCCTGAATGGAAAAAAGCAGTTGACAGGCATCTAGACATCTGGGAGAAAGTGATAAAAAAGCGTTGGAAAAATAGTAACAAATCCTTTACTATTACCACAGAATTTGGACCCGCAGATTATATGCAAACCTTACCATATACTAGAGTTCCCGTTGCCAATCAATGGAAAGTCAATGTATATATTATGAACGCCATAAAAAAAAGAATGCAAACAGAATAA
- a CDS encoding iron ABC transporter permease produces the protein MKINNTYSLKFLLFFGLLLLAFLVNLSLGSVDIPVKDIIKALFGNETIKESWQNIVLDFRLPKAITAILVGSGLSICGLLMQTLFRNPLAGPFVLGVSSGASLGVALLILGTSAFVGASATLSISNLSIAFAASLGAFLVLAIVMLVAKNIKNTMSILIIGLMFGSFTAAIISILAYFSSAESLQRYVFWTFGSLGSLAWNEILILFTVTMLSLIIVTSIIKPLNSLLLGENYAVSLGVNLKKTRNVTMIVTGLLTGVITAFSGPIAFVGLAVPHLAKLIIKTSDHKIILPAVAILGAIVMLISDTIAQLPNSEYLLPINAITSLFGAPVVIWLLIRKRNTY, from the coding sequence TTGAAGATCAACAATACATATTCGCTAAAGTTTTTACTGTTTTTTGGTTTGCTATTGTTAGCCTTTTTGGTAAATCTAAGTTTAGGTTCAGTTGATATCCCAGTAAAAGATATCATAAAGGCACTTTTTGGCAATGAAACTATTAAAGAATCTTGGCAAAATATTGTGCTTGATTTTCGATTACCCAAAGCCATCACGGCTATATTAGTAGGTTCAGGTCTGTCTATTTGTGGTTTATTAATGCAAACTTTGTTTAGAAATCCGCTTGCAGGCCCTTTCGTTTTAGGTGTAAGTTCTGGAGCCAGCTTAGGCGTTGCATTGCTAATACTGGGTACATCAGCATTTGTAGGTGCTTCGGCAACATTGTCTATTTCAAATTTAAGTATTGCTTTTGCCGCAAGTTTAGGTGCATTTTTAGTCTTAGCTATTGTAATGTTGGTTGCCAAAAATATTAAAAACACAATGTCAATCCTTATTATTGGATTGATGTTCGGGAGCTTTACAGCTGCTATCATTAGTATTTTAGCTTATTTTAGTAGTGCCGAAAGTTTGCAACGATATGTATTTTGGACTTTTGGAAGTTTAGGAAGTTTAGCTTGGAATGAGATACTTATTCTTTTTACAGTAACCATGTTGAGCTTGATCATTGTAACAAGCATCATTAAGCCCTTAAACAGCTTATTATTAGGTGAAAATTATGCTGTGAGTTTGGGTGTAAACCTGAAGAAAACTCGTAATGTAACCATGATAGTAACAGGATTGTTAACTGGTGTAATTACAGCTTTTTCTGGGCCTATTGCTTTTGTTGGGTTAGCAGTTCCACATTTGGCAAAATTGATTATAAAAACATCTGACCATAAAATTATTTTACCAGCAGTAGCAATTTTAGGTGCGATTGTAATGTTGATAAGTGATACTATTGCTCAATTGCCCAACAGCGAATATTTACTACCTATTAACGCCATAACTTCATTATTTGGAGCTCCTGTCGTAATTTGGTTGCTCATCAGAAAAAGAAACACCTATTGA
- a CDS encoding ABC transporter ATP-binding protein translates to MIDKNSHNIIKTINLKIGYQNKKQLHSVADKINICLARGQFTCLLGKNGVGKSTLLRTLTKVQPKLEGDIFIEERELEAIENIDLAKKMSLVLTEKIPESNLTVYELIALGRQPYTNWIGSLTDIDKNHIDIAITQTHIEEIAHKKYNELSDGQLQKVMIARTLAQNTDIIILDEPTAHLDIQNKVEIYKLLKTLSKQHQKTILISSHEIQLGLLLADELWLMNDNGIISGKTENLIANGSVSSLFTSDLVTFDVKSKQFVINTD, encoded by the coding sequence TTGATAGATAAAAATTCACATAATATCATTAAAACGATTAACTTAAAAATTGGTTATCAAAACAAAAAGCAGCTACATTCTGTAGCTGACAAAATTAATATCTGCTTAGCGAGGGGTCAATTTACTTGTTTACTTGGTAAAAATGGTGTTGGAAAGTCAACATTACTAAGAACGTTAACTAAGGTGCAGCCTAAATTAGAAGGAGATATCTTTATTGAAGAACGAGAGTTAGAAGCTATTGAAAATATTGATCTAGCAAAAAAAATGAGTTTAGTGCTGACGGAAAAAATTCCAGAAAGCAACTTAACAGTTTATGAACTCATTGCTCTGGGCAGACAGCCTTATACCAATTGGATTGGTAGTTTAACTGATATTGATAAAAATCATATAGATATTGCTATTACACAGACACATATTGAGGAAATTGCCCATAAAAAATATAATGAATTAAGTGATGGGCAATTGCAAAAAGTAATGATTGCAAGAACATTGGCTCAGAATACAGACATTATAATTTTAGATGAACCCACAGCTCATTTAGATATTCAGAACAAGGTTGAGATTTATAAATTATTAAAAACACTTAGCAAACAACATCAAAAGACCATTTTAATCTCTTCACATGAAATTCAGTTGGGTTTACTATTAGCAGACGAATTATGGTTGATGAACGATAACGGTATCATTTCTGGTAAAACTGAAAATTTGATTGCTAACGGAAGCGTTTCCTCTTTATTCACCTCTGATTTAGTAACATTTGATGTGAAATCTAAACAATTCGTAATTAATACTGATTAA
- a CDS encoding exonuclease domain-containing protein, translating into MYAVVDIETTGGKYNEEGITEIAIHKFDGHQIVDSFISLVNPERSIQPFVVNLTGINNQMLRNAPKFYEVAKRIIEITDNCIIVAHNSKFDYRILRTEFKRLGFEYERESLCTVELSKKLIPDLDSYKLGKLCRTLGIPVTDRHRANGDAIATTKLFQLLLDKDIEKEIIKSTVRNEPKLQLDPKLIDIVEGLPTKTGVYYMHRVDGEIIYIGKSKNIKKRINQHFTNTSHKSKKIQAQVATITYEITGSELVALLKESEEIKRNKPIYNRALRRTIFTHALYSFVDEKGYLNLKIDKVDGRKSPITTFANRQSAKSNLFKITEEYKLCQKLTGLYDTKSSCFNYTIKACNGACMLEESVEDYNHRVKQVVDKHSFENKNIVIIDKGREYDEHSAILIENGVFKGIAFYNLNYQINTIEVLKTLITSMENNRDVQHIIKSYLRRNKVKKIIDL; encoded by the coding sequence TTGTACGCGGTTGTTGACATAGAAACTACTGGTGGTAAATACAATGAAGAGGGTATTACCGAAATTGCCATTCATAAATTTGACGGACATCAAATTGTTGACAGCTTTATCAGTTTGGTAAATCCCGAACGTAGCATTCAACCTTTTGTGGTCAATTTAACGGGCATTAATAATCAAATGTTACGGAATGCCCCAAAATTTTACGAGGTTGCAAAACGTATTATTGAAATTACGGACAATTGTATTATCGTCGCACATAATTCCAAATTTGATTATAGAATTTTACGTACAGAATTTAAACGTTTGGGTTTTGAATACGAACGCGAATCTTTATGTACAGTTGAACTAAGTAAAAAATTAATTCCAGACCTAGATTCATACAAACTAGGAAAACTATGCAGAACGCTCGGCATCCCGGTAACGGATAGGCATAGAGCAAATGGCGATGCTATTGCAACTACAAAACTTTTTCAACTATTACTAGACAAAGATATTGAGAAAGAAATTATTAAAAGCACAGTTAGAAACGAACCTAAACTACAATTAGACCCAAAATTAATTGATATTGTTGAAGGCTTGCCTACAAAAACAGGTGTTTATTATATGCATCGTGTAGATGGCGAAATCATTTACATCGGTAAAAGTAAAAATATAAAAAAACGAATAAATCAGCATTTTACAAATACCAGCCATAAATCAAAAAAAATACAGGCTCAAGTAGCCACCATCACCTATGAAATTACAGGTAGCGAATTGGTGGCTTTACTTAAAGAAAGTGAAGAAATCAAACGCAATAAACCAATTTATAACCGAGCATTACGAAGAACTATCTTTACCCATGCCTTATATAGTTTTGTAGATGAAAAAGGGTATCTAAACCTGAAAATTGATAAAGTTGATGGCAGAAAAAGCCCGATAACGACATTTGCCAACAGACAGAGTGCAAAAAGTAATTTGTTTAAAATAACAGAGGAATACAAGCTGTGTCAAAAATTAACAGGCCTTTATGATACAAAAAGCAGTTGTTTTAATTATACCATCAAAGCATGTAATGGAGCATGTATGCTAGAAGAATCAGTAGAAGATTACAATCACCGTGTTAAGCAAGTCGTCGACAAACACAGCTTTGAAAATAAAAACATAGTAATCATAGACAAAGGCCGTGAATATGATGAACATAGTGCTATTTTAATTGAAAATGGTGTTTTTAAAGGTATTGCGTTTTATAATTTGAACTACCAAATTAATACTATTGAAGTATTAAAAACGTTAATTACATCAATGGAAAATAACAGAGATGTACAACACATTATAAAAAGTTATTTACGCAGAAATAAAGTAAAAAAAATAATTGACCTATAA
- a CDS encoding ABC transporter substrate-binding protein, producing the protein MFFFIGCNQGKKSINSNNTNTSIKYAKGFDIQIFSSYKKLIIKSPYPNAEQALEYIVFPKDQSIPDSLKNKKIIRIPIEKLVVTSTTHIPMLELLEAEHTLVGFPHLKYISSFKTRSRIDKKLIRELGNEESINTEILLDIAPELLVGFSMRNNNKMFNTIEKAGIPVVLNGDWLEETPLGRAEWIKFFALFFDKEAAAVRIFDTIEKEYNDAVLIAKNAASKPTVLSGVLFKDVWNLPAGESFVAKFLKDANTDYLWSDTKGKGSLSLSFESVYDKGQHADFWIAPGHYNSLEQLENANEHYSKFDAFATKNIFSFTQKKGETGGALYYELAPIQPHIVLKDIIKVTHPELLTDYKPFYLQQLN; encoded by the coding sequence ATGTTTTTTTTTATTGGGTGCAACCAAGGAAAAAAATCTATTAACTCCAATAATACTAACACTTCAATAAAATACGCTAAAGGCTTTGATATACAAATATTTAGTAGTTATAAAAAACTAATAATTAAATCACCTTACCCCAATGCTGAACAGGCATTGGAATATATAGTTTTTCCTAAAGATCAAAGTATTCCCGACAGTCTAAAAAATAAAAAAATTATCAGAATACCTATTGAAAAATTGGTGGTTACATCTACTACACATATTCCTATGCTAGAATTATTGGAAGCTGAGCATACTTTGGTTGGGTTTCCTCATTTAAAATATATTTCCTCATTTAAAACTCGATCAAGAATTGATAAAAAACTAATTAGAGAATTAGGGAACGAAGAAAGCATCAATACAGAAATTTTATTGGATATAGCACCTGAACTATTAGTAGGCTTTTCAATGCGTAACAACAACAAAATGTTTAATACTATTGAAAAAGCTGGGATTCCAGTGGTTTTAAATGGTGATTGGTTAGAAGAAACCCCTTTGGGAAGGGCGGAATGGATTAAATTTTTTGCCCTATTTTTTGATAAGGAAGCAGCAGCAGTTCGTATTTTTGATACTATTGAAAAGGAATATAACGACGCAGTTTTGATAGCTAAAAACGCTGCCTCAAAACCTACAGTTTTATCTGGGGTATTATTTAAAGATGTATGGAACCTACCTGCTGGGGAAAGTTTTGTGGCAAAATTTTTAAAAGATGCCAATACCGATTATTTATGGTCAGATACCAAAGGTAAAGGTAGTTTGTCATTGAGTTTTGAATCTGTTTATGACAAGGGTCAGCATGCCGATTTTTGGATTGCACCAGGACATTATAATAGTTTAGAACAATTAGAAAATGCTAATGAACACTACTCTAAATTTGATGCTTTTGCAACCAAAAATATTTTTTCTTTCACACAAAAAAAAGGAGAAACTGGTGGTGCTTTGTACTACGAACTTGCTCCAATACAGCCACACATTGTATTAAAAGACATCATAAAAGTTACACATCCTGAATTACTTACCGACTATAAACCATTTTACTTGCAACAATTAAATTGA
- a CDS encoding DUF1501 domain-containing protein, protein MDKLERLIKEKLERNVQAKTRRHFIKQCATGIGGLALSSIFMGCDPFAKKTNTTTTAFSERDLNPLATLPPPFAPKVKSIIYLHMAGSPSQLEMFDYKPTLAKLHNQLCPDSLLQGKKFAFIRGKPKLLGPQANFKLEGESGNWVSDFLPHFKNVVDDVAFLKAVHTDQFNHGPAQLFMHTGGPRLGRPSLGSWVTYGLGSENQNLPGFVVLTSGGKQPSAGKSVWGSGFLPSVYQGVQCRSKGDPVLYIEDPKGISRNLKKETIDAINTINKEEYSKYGDPEILARINQYEMAYRMQIAVPEVMNIENEPENIKEMYGVQPGKESFANNCLLARKLVEDGVRFVQLFDWGWDSHGTNHQTAVDLGLRNKCKDIDRPMTALILDLKQRGLLDETLIVWGGEFGRTPMQENREGKEMGFKGRDHHGDAFTMWMAGGGIKNGAVHGETDEIGFNAVNGKVSVHDVHATILHLLGFNHEEFTFDFQGRPFRLTDVEGNIINEILA, encoded by the coding sequence ATGGATAAGCTAGAACGATTAATAAAAGAAAAGCTTGAACGCAATGTACAAGCGAAGACTCGTAGGCATTTTATAAAACAATGTGCTACGGGTATCGGTGGTTTGGCATTGAGTTCTATTTTTATGGGATGTGATCCATTTGCAAAAAAAACAAATACAACAACAACCGCATTTTCTGAAAGAGACTTAAATCCGTTGGCTACTTTACCGCCTCCTTTCGCTCCAAAAGTAAAGTCTATTATTTATTTACATATGGCAGGTTCTCCGTCACAATTGGAAATGTTCGATTACAAACCTACCTTGGCTAAATTACATAATCAATTATGTCCAGACTCCTTACTTCAAGGCAAAAAATTTGCCTTTATTAGAGGGAAACCAAAATTATTGGGGCCACAAGCAAATTTCAAGCTAGAAGGTGAATCGGGCAACTGGGTCTCTGATTTTTTACCCCATTTTAAAAATGTTGTGGATGATGTTGCCTTTTTAAAAGCCGTCCATACCGATCAGTTCAATCACGGACCCGCTCAATTGTTTATGCATACGGGTGGACCACGATTAGGAAGACCAAGTTTGGGTTCTTGGGTAACTTATGGCTTGGGTTCTGAGAACCAAAATTTACCAGGATTTGTTGTATTAACCTCTGGCGGAAAACAACCCAGTGCTGGAAAAAGTGTTTGGGGAAGCGGTTTTTTACCTTCGGTATATCAAGGTGTTCAATGTAGATCAAAAGGAGATCCGGTGTTGTATATTGAAGACCCTAAAGGAATTTCCAGAAATCTTAAAAAAGAAACTATTGATGCTATTAACACCATAAACAAAGAAGAATATTCAAAATATGGTGATCCTGAAATACTGGCTAGAATCAATCAATATGAAATGGCTTACAGAATGCAAATTGCTGTACCCGAAGTTATGAATATTGAAAACGAACCTGAAAACATTAAGGAAATGTATGGTGTACAGCCGGGTAAAGAATCATTTGCAAACAATTGTCTATTAGCCAGAAAGTTAGTGGAAGACGGCGTACGTTTTGTTCAGTTATTTGATTGGGGATGGGACAGTCATGGTACAAATCATCAAACCGCAGTGGACTTAGGACTCAGAAATAAATGTAAGGATATTGACAGACCCATGACCGCATTAATTCTCGATTTAAAACAGCGGGGACTTTTAGACGAAACTTTAATTGTTTGGGGTGGTGAATTTGGTAGAACACCTATGCAAGAAAACAGAGAAGGTAAAGAAATGGGATTTAAGGGCAGGGATCATCACGGAGATGCCTTTACCATGTGGATGGCCGGTGGTGGTATTAAAAATGGAGCTGTACATGGTGAAACTGACGAGATAGGCTTTAATGCTGTCAACGGAAAAGTTTCTGTACATGATGTACACGCTACAATTTTACATTTATTGGGCTTTAACCATGAAGAATTTACATTTGATTTTCAAGGGAGACCATTCAGACTAACAGATGTTGAAGGAAACATTATTAATGAAATACTAGCTTAA
- a CDS encoding M28 family metallopeptidase, with product MKISFITIVFSLILSCGASQTSSNSESTTTERITSIDPVKNKVKKPSEINLISDFAKNYAETITQEDLKKVLYTLASDEFEGRFTGEEGQKKAAAYIANYYKELGIPAANTDGNYLQSIPASYFKGSAKNDSENVVAYIKGSEKPDEYIVLSAHYDHVGIKRGKIYNGADDDASGNTAILEIAKTFQKAVKEGNGPKRSIVFLHVTGEEIGLYGSKYYTENPIFPLENTVANLNIDMVGRVDKKHTENPEFVYLIGADKLSTELHELSEAVNKKYINLELDYTYNDENDPNRFYYRSDHYNFAKNNIPIIFYFNGVHKDYHMHTDTADKIRYDLLQKRAQLVFHTAWEIANRNKRLEVDKD from the coding sequence ATGAAGATTAGTTTTATTACCATTGTTTTTTCGCTAATACTTTCTTGCGGAGCTTCACAAACGAGTTCAAATTCCGAATCCACAACCACCGAAAGAATCACAAGTATTGATCCTGTAAAAAACAAAGTTAAAAAACCCTCTGAAATCAATTTAATAAGTGATTTCGCAAAGAATTATGCCGAAACCATCACCCAAGAAGATTTAAAGAAAGTATTGTACACTCTGGCATCTGATGAGTTTGAAGGAAGGTTTACCGGCGAAGAAGGCCAAAAAAAAGCTGCAGCCTACATTGCAAATTACTACAAAGAACTTGGTATACCGGCAGCCAATACCGACGGTAATTATTTACAGTCCATTCCTGCTTCTTATTTTAAAGGAAGTGCTAAAAATGATTCTGAAAATGTAGTTGCTTATATTAAAGGCTCTGAAAAACCAGATGAATATATTGTGCTGTCCGCTCATTACGATCACGTAGGCATAAAAAGAGGAAAGATTTACAATGGTGCCGATGACGATGCATCCGGAAACACAGCTATATTAGAAATTGCAAAAACTTTTCAAAAAGCGGTAAAAGAAGGCAACGGACCCAAGCGTTCTATTGTATTTTTACATGTTACTGGAGAGGAAATTGGGCTTTACGGCTCTAAATATTACACTGAAAATCCTATATTTCCTCTAGAGAACACCGTTGCTAATTTAAATATAGATATGGTGGGCAGAGTTGATAAAAAACATACTGAAAATCCTGAATTTGTATATTTGATAGGTGCGGACAAATTAAGTACTGAACTTCATGAGCTTTCTGAGGCCGTTAATAAGAAATACATCAACCTGGAGCTGGACTATACGTATAATGATGAAAACGATCCTAACAGGTTCTATTATAGGTCTGATCACTATAATTTTGCCAAAAATAATATTCCTATTATCTTTTATTTTAATGGTGTACACAAAGATTATCATATGCATACGGATACCGCTGACAAAATCAGGTATGATTTACTTCAAAAAAGAGCTCAATTGGTGTTTCACACCGCTTGGGAAATTGCCAACCGAAATAAAAGACTAGAAGTAGATAAAGACTAA
- a CDS encoding c-type cytochrome domain-containing protein: MEVLTQLLGRLHPVIVHLPIGFIILGLLLYYLDRKKAEFKNVIPLIFLLGGITAALACLTGYLGYQSEGYSYDSIKWHLWFGIITAIFCFVVYFRLKNKSNFKKLPLKPTVVVMLFLISYTGHLGGSITHGEDYLVEPLPNTIKKALGFEIFEEKKIALTEENWQEKELYEDVIHPIINNKCVSCHNPKKSKGDLALNTFDAILLGGENGEVIVSNNTEKSELHRRLVLPEDDDDRMPPKDKTQLTKDEIKLIEKWIQIGNPTEKTIKELQLDKNLFLSFFPKILNNTYPDIEVPAVSSEDIIEIENIGVHIEKLSKITSFLSVTCINKPDFTDKDFETISKISNQIAVLDLGNTQITDAIIEKLTTLKHLTVLKLDNTKITGATLNKLSSLEHLKSINLTHTEFNSNYLNDLADFKSLEKVYLFNTNVESDAVKSLNNGKVTIDYGNYKLPTIANDTIVY, encoded by the coding sequence ATGGAAGTTTTAACACAATTGCTTGGTAGGTTGCATCCCGTTATAGTGCATTTGCCCATAGGTTTTATAATACTTGGACTTCTACTCTATTATTTGGACAGAAAAAAAGCAGAATTTAAAAATGTAATTCCTCTAATTTTTCTTTTGGGAGGAATTACCGCTGCATTAGCTTGCCTAACTGGATACTTAGGTTATCAATCAGAAGGCTATAGCTACGATTCAATTAAATGGCATTTATGGTTTGGAATTATCACCGCTATTTTTTGTTTTGTGGTTTATTTTCGTTTAAAAAATAAATCAAATTTTAAAAAACTGCCACTAAAGCCGACCGTCGTAGTAATGCTTTTTTTGATTTCCTATACAGGGCATTTAGGAGGCAGTATAACGCATGGTGAAGATTATTTGGTTGAACCATTGCCTAACACAATCAAAAAAGCATTAGGATTTGAAATTTTTGAAGAGAAAAAAATAGCATTAACTGAAGAAAACTGGCAAGAAAAAGAACTTTATGAAGACGTTATTCATCCCATAATCAATAATAAGTGTGTAAGTTGTCATAATCCCAAAAAATCTAAAGGAGACTTAGCTCTTAATACCTTTGATGCTATTCTATTGGGTGGCGAAAACGGGGAGGTTATTGTTTCTAACAATACTGAAAAGAGCGAATTACACAGACGATTGGTTTTACCCGAAGATGATGATGACAGAATGCCGCCAAAAGATAAAACACAACTTACTAAAGATGAAATAAAACTAATAGAGAAGTGGATACAAATTGGAAATCCGACAGAAAAAACAATAAAGGAACTGCAATTGGACAAAAATCTATTTTTATCATTTTTCCCAAAAATTTTAAATAATACCTATCCTGATATTGAGGTTCCTGCAGTTTCCAGTGAGGATATTATTGAAATTGAAAATATAGGCGTACATATTGAAAAACTTAGCAAAATCACTAGCTTTCTAAGTGTAACTTGCATCAATAAACCTGATTTTACTGATAAAGATTTTGAAACTATATCAAAAATCAGTAATCAAATTGCCGTATTGGATTTGGGGAACACTCAAATAACAGATGCCATTATTGAGAAATTGACTACTCTAAAACATTTAACCGTTTTAAAATTGGACAATACAAAAATTACGGGAGCAACGCTCAACAAATTATCCAGCTTAGAGCATTTAAAATCAATTAATCTAACTCATACAGAATTCAATAGTAATTATTTAAATGATTTAGCAGATTTTAAAAGTTTAGAAAAAGTGTATCTCTTTAATACTAATGTTGAATCGGATGCTGTAAAAAGTTTGAACAATGGTAAGGTTACAATTGATTATGGAAATTATAAACTTCCAACCATTGCCAATGACACAATTGTGTATTAA